In Lycorma delicatula isolate Av1 chromosome 10, ASM4794821v1, whole genome shotgun sequence, a genomic segment contains:
- the LOC142330858 gene encoding uncharacterized protein LOC142330858, which produces MSFTTEVVKNESGVTKKQIENSFNAKFDDFSFIVSIQQRKSGLFFKTELQHLCGGSIISEKSILTAAHCFFNRSFNEYEYYAVGGLTDLNYRYSNRKKIKNCLLHPKYNEQYMENDIAIVILKNKFTFTNVLKSVTYSYEPAKVWWTCFAIGFRRTDENTNYLQVVKQRICDMTVCVKHFPFILNPDQGICAREIVQEDVCIGDSGGPFICYGLLHGIVPLSGKKCGNGIPSYYVSIAYYKNWISRQVFSSYGMMILQYRFANRNEIIRCILHPNYDNERVNNDLALGIIRNRFYYSKGTKPVEYSDTPIEEFKGCYVMGFGAINSEGTVQSKYLLVLRQDVLNIKHCFQSFPEWFEGEHQFCAGGIMGRDTCLGDSGGPFICNDKLYGVVSYGSERCAVGNPTVFCHVPYYKNWIKQEIIQLRNDGGSYITVVCGDISLYYKWKD; this is translated from the exons ATGAG ttttactactgaagttgtaaaaaatgaaagtggagtaactaaaaaacaaattgaaaatagttttaatgctaaatttgatgatttttcttttatagtttcaatacaacaaagaaaatcaggattattctttaaaacagaattacaacaCCTTTGTGGAGGAAGTATTATAAGtgaaaaatctattttgactGCAGCACATTGTTTCTTTAACCGAAGTtttaatgaatatgaatattacGCTGTAGGTggtttaacagatttaaattatagatattccaatcgtaaaaaaattaaaaattgtttattgcatCCCAAATACAATGAACAGTATATGGAAAATGATATTGCTATAGTgattttgaagaataaatttacttttacaaacgTTTTAAAATCTGTAACATACTCTTACGAACCGGCTAAAGTTTGGTGGACTTGTTTTGCAATAGGGTTTCGTAGAACTGATGAAAATACGAATTATCTTCAAGTAGTGAAGCAGCGTATTTGTGACATGACAGTTTGTGttaaacattttccttttatattaaacCCCGATCAAGGTATTTGTGCAAGAGAAATCGTACAGGAGGATGTTTGTATCGGTGATTCTGGTGGACCTTTTATTTGTTATGGTTTATTGCACGGTATTGTTCCTTTAAGTGGTAAAAAATGCGGTAATGGAATTCCTTCTTATTATGTTAGTATagcttattataaaaattggatATCTCGTCAGGTTTTTAGTTCATATG GTATGATGATATTACAATATAGATTTGCTAACCGTAACGAAATTATCAGATGTATTTTACATCCGAATTACGATAATGAACGTGTCAATAATGATCTTGCATTAGGTATAATTCGTAATcgtttttattatagtaaaggTACAAAACCGGTTGAATATTCTGATACACCGATTGAAGAGTTTAAAGGTTGTTATGTAATGGGATTTGGTGCGATTAATTCCGAAGGTACTGTTCAGTCAAAATATCTTTTAGTATTGAGACAAGATGTTCTTAATATAAAGCATTGTTTCCAAAGTTTTCCTGAATGGTTTGAAGGTGAGCATCAGTTTTGTGCAGGTGGGATTATGGGTCGTGATACTTGCCTCGGAGATTCTGGTGGTCCATTTATTTGCAATGATAAACTATACGGTGTTGTATCGTACGGTTCTGAAAGATGCGCAGTAGGAAACCCTACTGTTTTTTGCCACGTCCCGTATTACAAGAATTGGATTAAACAGGAGATTATACAGCTACGAAACGACGGAGGTAGTTATATTACAGTG